Below is a genomic region from Pseudomonas svalbardensis.
CTTGGCAACTCGATGAAGTAGCCATGAATGCGGTTGTAACCGACTTTCAGATGCGACAGACCGGTACGGGCCTTCTCGCGTGCTTCGAGGTCGATCAGGAACTGCCCGGCGTTTTCGCTGAGCGATTGCAAATCGTCCAGTTCGGCGTCGTAACCGGTTTTCAACACGCCGCCGTCACGGATCACCGCGGGCGGGTTGTCAATAATGGCTTTTTCCAGCAGGGCCGCCAGTTCCGGGTAGGTGCTGGTGGTCTTCGCCAGTTGAATGATGTGCGGAGCTTCCAGCTCAGTCATCGCCACTTGCAACTCAGGCAATGCTCCGAGCGCATCGCGTAGGCGAGCCAGGTCACGAGGACGGGCATTGCGCAGGCCGATCCGCGCCAGGATTCGCTCGATGTCGCCGATTTCCTTGAGCTGCGGTTGCAGTTTCTCGAAGCGGTAACCGTCGAGCAGGCAGGTGATCGAGGTCTGGCGCGCCAGCAATACGGTCAGATCCCGCAGCGGACGGTTCAGCCAGCGGGTCAGCAGACGGCTGCCCATGGCGGTCTGGCAGCGATCGACCACAGATTGCAACGTGTTGTCGCGACCGCCAGCCAGGTTAGTGTCCAGTTCCAGGTTGCGACGGCTCGCGCCGTCCAGCACCACGGTGTCGTCCAGGCGTTCATGACGCAGGCTGCGCAAATGGGGCAGGGCGGTGCGCTGGGTTTCCTTGGCGTAGCTGAGCAGGCAACCCGCGGCGCCGATGGCCAAGGTCAGGTTCTCGCAGCCAAAACCTTTCAGGTCCTGGGTGGAGAATTGTTGGCAGAGACTCTTCAGTGCCGAATCACGTTCGAAATCCCACGGCGCACGGCGACGAACCCCACGACGTTTCTCCGCCGGCAGATCCTTCGGCCAGTCATCCGGGATCATCAGCTCTACCGGATTGACGCGCTCCAGTTCTGCCAGCAGGTTTTCCCAGCCTTTGATTTCCAGCACGGTGAAGTTGCCGCTGGTGATGTCCAGCACCGCCAGACCGAACAGACGCTCATCCCCCAGGACGGCAGCAATCAGGTTATCCCGACGCTCATCCAGCAACGCTTCATCACTCACCGTGCCCGGCGTGATGATCCGCACCACCTGACGATCCACCGGGCCCTTGCTGGTCGCCGGGTCGCCGACCTGCTCACAAATCACCACCGACTCGCCGAGCTTGACCAGTTTCGCCAGGTAGCCTTCCGCGGCGTGGTAAGGAATCCCACACATCGGAATCGCCTGACCCGCCGACTGCCCACGGGCGGTCAGGGTGATGTCCAGCAATTTGGCGGCCTTCTTCGCGTCTTCATAGAAGATCTCGTAGAAGTCGCCCATGCGGTAGAACATCAGCTGGTCTGGGTGCTGGTTTTTCAGGCGCCAGTACTGCTGCATCATCGGCGTGTGGGAGGACAGATCGGAGAGCGCTTTATTCATCGGATAATCAGGCAAATTCGTTGAAAGGTGTAGGGCAAAGGAGGGGCATCGGCCCGGCTTTTCCGCGATGGGCGCAAGGTTAACATGGGCGGTCCACCCGACGCAGGCATGAAAGCCCTGCGATATATTTCTTCTGTCTATGCACGACATATGCGCAATTTATGCAATTGGGCATTTGTCTTCCGCGAAAAGAACAAGCACTATGCGCGTTATGCAAAAACGCAATGTTTCTACCGTACTAAGAGCGCTGCTCGATCAGCACGGGATCTCCCCCACGGAGCTTCACCGTCGCACCGGCGTGCCTCAATCCACTCTCTCGCGGATCCTCAGCGGGAAGATCGTCGATCCCTCGGATAAACACATCTCGAAGATCGCCGAGTACTTCGCCGTGAGCACCGACCAGTTGCGGGGCCGTGCGGATGTCGCGCTGGCAGCCAGCACCGGGCGCGATCAATTGCATTCGGAACTCAAGGACATAAGTCTGTGGGACGACGATACGCCCGTCGATGATGACGAGGTGTCGGTCCCCTTTCTTCGCGAGGTTGAATTGGCTGCAGGATCAGGAAGGTTCGTCATCGAAGAGAGCGAGCGCTCTAGCCTGCGCTTCGGCAAGCGGAGCCTGCGTCACAACGGCGTTCAGTTCGACCAGGCAAAATGCGTGACGGTGCGCGGCAACAGTATGTTGCCGGTACTGCGCGACGGCGCCACCGTCGGCGTTAATGCCGGCAAGTGCGGGATCGGCGATATCGTGGATGGCGACCTTTATGCCATCAACCATAACGGCCAGCTGCGGGTGAAACAGCTTTATCGCCTGCCTACCGGGATACGTCTGCGCAGCTTCAATCGCGATGAACATCCGGACGAGGACTACACCTTCCAGGAAATCCAGGAAGAGCAGATTGTCATCCTCGGTCACGTCTTCTGGTGGGGCATGTACGCCCGTTAACCTCACCGCTGTCAGATAAAACCCGCCATTGAGCGGGTTTTTTTTCGCCTGCCAAAAGCCTCCAGCGCCTTTGTCTGCGGGGCTTTCATGCAGAAATGCATTTCTAACGCATAAATAAATGCATTTGTGCATTGACTGTATATGCATCCATGCATATTCTTTGTCTCAAGCCGCTCAACAAAGCAGCTCGAAACGAAGCTCTTTAGTTCCACCACAAAGGCAGCGATGAACCGGCCTCAACGGTTCAGAGGGTTGGCAACTGACCCGGGTGTGCAGCGTAAAGCACCAGAAGCAGTTATCCGGCGGGCAGGGACCGCGGTCGGAAAAACAATATGAATCGATCCGTACCGCGCCAGTAGCGCCGAAAGGTCAACGCGAAGGACCGCATTACTGAAAAGCCTGGGTGACCGGGCTTTTTGGAATGCCTGCCTACCGTCAGGCAACTCAAGAGACACCGTTTGAAAGACACACACATCACTCATCAATCACCCCCAGGAGGCGTGACATGACAAACGAGCAACAAGCGTTGCTGGACATGCCGATCTGGCTCGTCATCGTCCTCGCCCTGGTGGGCGGGGTGTCCGGCGAAATGTGGCGCGCCGACAAGGAGGGCGCCCGTGGCTGGTCGCTGCTGCGGCGCCTGGCGCTACGTTCCGGGGCCTGCATGGTCTGCGGGGTCTCCGCAATCATGCTGCTGTATGCCGCCGGCGTGTCGATCTGGACGGCTTGCGCGTTCGGTTGCCTTACGGCGATGGCCGGGGCAGACGTTGCCATTGGCCTTTATGAACGCTGGGCGGCCAAGCGGATTGGCGTTTGCGAAGTGCCCCCGCGAGATACCCGCCAGGATCCCTGAACACCAAGCCCAATGGAATGGCGATCAGCGGTGCCGACCGGCATCCGACCTGCAAGGACGCGGGTTTCCCAAGGCCAGTACCTTTCACTCAAACCCGCCAACCAAGCGGGTTTTTTATTGCCCGGTGAAAACACCATGAAGATCACCCCACTGGTCACCCAACTGCGTGATCACTGCCCAACCCTCGCCAATCGCGTGGCTGCCGGCATCGACCTCGAAACGCTGCAAGCCAGTACCCCGCTTTCAACTCCTTGC
It encodes:
- a CDS encoding phage holin family protein, yielding MTNEQQALLDMPIWLVIVLALVGGVSGEMWRADKEGARGWSLLRRLALRSGACMVCGVSAIMLLYAAGVSIWTACAFGCLTAMAGADVAIGLYERWAAKRIGVCEVPPRDTRQDP
- a CDS encoding XRE family transcriptional regulator, with product MQKRNVSTVLRALLDQHGISPTELHRRTGVPQSTLSRILSGKIVDPSDKHISKIAEYFAVSTDQLRGRADVALAASTGRDQLHSELKDISLWDDDTPVDDDEVSVPFLREVELAAGSGRFVIEESERSSLRFGKRSLRHNGVQFDQAKCVTVRGNSMLPVLRDGATVGVNAGKCGIGDIVDGDLYAINHNGQLRVKQLYRLPTGIRLRSFNRDEHPDEDYTFQEIQEEQIVILGHVFWWGMYAR
- the mutS gene encoding DNA mismatch repair protein MutS, translating into MNKALSDLSSHTPMMQQYWRLKNQHPDQLMFYRMGDFYEIFYEDAKKAAKLLDITLTARGQSAGQAIPMCGIPYHAAEGYLAKLVKLGESVVICEQVGDPATSKGPVDRQVVRIITPGTVSDEALLDERRDNLIAAVLGDERLFGLAVLDITSGNFTVLEIKGWENLLAELERVNPVELMIPDDWPKDLPAEKRRGVRRRAPWDFERDSALKSLCQQFSTQDLKGFGCENLTLAIGAAGCLLSYAKETQRTALPHLRSLRHERLDDTVVLDGASRRNLELDTNLAGGRDNTLQSVVDRCQTAMGSRLLTRWLNRPLRDLTVLLARQTSITCLLDGYRFEKLQPQLKEIGDIERILARIGLRNARPRDLARLRDALGALPELQVAMTELEAPHIIQLAKTTSTYPELAALLEKAIIDNPPAVIRDGGVLKTGYDAELDDLQSLSENAGQFLIDLEAREKARTGLSHLKVGYNRIHGYFIELPSKQAESAPADYIRRQTLKGAERFITPELKAFEDKALSAKSRALAREKMLYEALLEDLIAQLPPLQDTAAALAELDVLSNLAERALNLDLNCPRFVSEPCMRISQGRHPVVEQVLTTPFVANDLSLDDNTRMLVITGPNMGGKSTYMRQTALIVLLAHIGSFVPAASCELSLVDRIFTRIGSSDDLAGGRSTFMVEMSETANILHNATERSLVLMDEVGRGTSTFDGLSLAWAAAERLAHLRAYTLFATHYFELTVLPEAQPLVANVHLNATEHNERIVFLHHVLPGPASQSYGLAVAQLAGVPSEVIVRAREHLGRLEAAALPHEVPKTAKGKPAAPQQSDMFASLPHPVLDDLAKLDLDDMTPRRALEMLYTLKTRI